Genomic DNA from Oreochromis aureus strain Israel breed Guangdong linkage group 13, ZZ_aureus, whole genome shotgun sequence:
AGGAGCCGCGGCGTCTGACCCACGGTCCGAGAAAGCAGCGCTGCCAcctgcacgcgcacacacacacacacacacacacacacacacacacaggtgagctcACACAGGGAGAGTGTCCTGGCACAGGGGCTGATGGGAAACGACAACCTCACCATGCGCAGCGTGGACAGGCCGCCGAGCAGCAGCCATAGCCCGTAGAACAGGAAGTGGAAGTGGATGTTGTAGGTGACAAGGAGGACGATGCAGGGACCAAACAGGCCGTAACCCTGGCAACAGGCGACAGGAGGTGAGGTCACATGGCATCATGTAGGAGGAGGGCTGCATTCAGGTGCATCTCAGAAAACTGAATCACATCTGAGAACAGCAAAAGCACATCaccctgctctgtgtgtgtgtctgcagttcCAGGACTTACCAGCAGGGACAGCATCTGCAGCATGGTGATCTGAGCGTTGACCAGGTACGCCAGGAAGTAGATAAAGGCAGAGACGCCGAGCCAGTAACCGAAACATGTCCCGATAGCAGTGCCCATCAGCGTGCCTTCTCtctgcaaatacacacacacagaacactttaacaaagaaacatgaactgtgtgtgtgtgtgtgtgtgtgtgtgtgcgtgcatgtgttcTTACGATGACGGTTCCTGAGGTCTTCATGCCGTGCAGCAGGATTGCCACCAGAGTGAAGACCAGCATCAGCGGCCCGTACAGCTCGCCTGCGATCTTCTGCACAGGAAGCACACGTGTCAGAGGAACCTAAACCTGGATCTGAACATCACCTGTACAGGTGTGAATCtcatggcgttatttttgtgccactattctgagcgcacgtaaaaaaaatttgagtgcACGTAAAAGtaatttgcaggtgcaagtgttgcattttgaggagaaatttattttgagcaaagaaaagctaaatttgagtgaacaaaattcattgctgcgtgcaaaaaatgtatttcagtgtttgctattatccacacacacacacacacacaatagcagcccctctcgctcagtttttgcatttgcgcttgctcgcaatgtgttgcttgcgctctcaacatttctgcccatgcgcgctcaactctttctgtacaccgttatatttgtgccacaaaaccagccaatcacagacttagatgcaaaaaaatctgattggctgttttggtctccaaccagctcgaaatgacgaaatgcaatgTTGCCctctttgcgccagaaagagaaaaccagcggatgttgccctaaacaacagcagcatgtttaagcttgatcaactgttgttagaatgtatttaatattactttctagtatcagctgatgtttgctggagccacagctataaaagctgctggtcatgatatcggtttggatatgtggtgagagggaaacatgaaggtgatacaaatcatacatatataccaacaagacagtgcacatcactgtcacaacagcgtttgttttagttcaaaggtttatggtttttcctataatacctggtggtgtagtcagccgattttttgtcagttcagccttatatattatgtttaacccgagtgaccacccggtcagctggtgggtaacaggcatctccgaaGACATTAGAGCACttctgcaaatatgtgatgtctcgataaatcgagcagatatttgaagtttacacagcaacattctcgcatgaaaatatcttaaaagtttattttgtgatccAGAAAGAGTAACctttcaaactccgccactctgtgttcctccaccactgcctcgtttgagttttggacgaaatggattctgggatattgcatttcgtcatttcgagctgattggagaccaaaacagccaatcagatttttttgcatccaagtctgtgattggctggttttgtggcacaaatataacggtgtacagaaagagttgagccAAGacggcagaaatgttgagagcgcgagcaacacattgcgagcgagtgcaaatgcaaaaactgagcgagaggggctgctattgtgtgtgtgtgtgtgtgtgtgtggataatagcaaacactgaaatacattttttgcacgcaggaatgaattttgttcactcaaatttagcttttcttcgctcaaaataaatttctcctcaaaatgcaacacttgcacctgcaaattaCTTTTATGTGcgctcaaattttttttacgtccgctcagaatagtggcacaaaaataacgccatagaaTCTGAGCATCGAACTGCAGTGAGACACGTTTGAACCCTCTATCAGCATCTCCACCACTAAGCTCCCTCACGAACATCAGCTCCAGCCTCCGGTCCAGCAGGAGGCACTAAGCCTGCTCACTAACTGCCATTAACACTATGACAAAGAGACTCATGCATACCTGGGGGAAGTTGATCATGCGGACAGGTATCAGCGACTCGATCAACCTGCGGGGGAGTTAGCCATTAGCTGTTAGCACTAGCAGAAAGCAGGGAACAGCAGGAAACACCTGACAGGAAGCAGGAAGTCTTACCTGTTGCGCACCTGCACCGGCTCTACGTCAAAGTATGGCCGCAGGATGTCGATGTTAGCGTACAGGTTGAAGGCTTTGGAGGCCTGACGCTTGCCCGCCTGCCACACCTGAACGCATCACACAGGTAAAACAtgtcagagaagaagaaacgaGTTAGCGCTTTTCCACTAACACCTGCTCGGCTCGGCTTTTAGCtgtagtacctggtaccaggtaaaGTACCTTTAGTACCTGCTCAGCCAGGGTTCCAAGTGATCTCAGGCGATCCAAACATGTAACATCAACAGACTGCATCCCACCGATTGGGCAGTCAGTGGCTTCACTCGATGAGTCATGAGGGTGACTCCTTCAGGAAAATCAAAACCGCCTTTTTTGAAACCGGGCAACAAGGAATGTGGCCACACAAACCAACACCGCGGCGTCTGACGCCAGTCTGACTGAACAGTGGGTCCACCATCGTCTCGACATCCTCCACTGTTGTGTCGTGTTTGTGTCGCGTTAAAACGACGTCACAGGACTGTCGTCCCCGTTGACATCAAACGAACGAAGCCGAGCAGGTACTAGTGAAAAAGCGGTAAGAGTGATGTCACTAAGTAACAACAGAGGCGTCCAGGAGCTGTTAAGAGTTAAAtttgttgattttttatttttctactaAATAAAGCTGTTGTAATTATCTTTATATACACACTGCAAATGTACTCGTATGAGTTGGCACTCTGTCTTTTGAAGGTGAAAGCTTCGTTCGGCGTGACTGTCCGGACTGATAAACTGTAGGAATGACGTGGTTTGTTCTCAACACGCTTACACACAGATAATAGTTAGAATAAGTCTCTGGGTTAGAGCGTCCGAACAAGATATT
This window encodes:
- the yipf3 gene encoding protein YIPF3 is translated as MSSGSGSRNTELWGSFDDNLIQGGGSAVIDMENMDDTSGSSFEDMGEMHQRMKEEEEVAAEAAATEDDVADDGEFLGMKGLKGQLGRQVADEVWQAGKRQASKAFNLYANIDILRPYFDVEPVQVRNRLIESLIPVRMINFPQKIAGELYGPLMLVFTLVAILLHGMKTSGTVIREGTLMGTAIGTCFGYWLGVSAFIYFLAYLVNAQITMLQMLSLLGYGLFGPCIVLLVTYNIHFHFLFYGLWLLLGGLSTLRMVAALLSRTVGQTPRLLLCGTMALLHMLFLLYLHFNYHTIVEGLLDSLEGHNMAPMQRVARDVPEVTLNATARNPGMLLSTH